A portion of the Juglans microcarpa x Juglans regia isolate MS1-56 chromosome 1D, Jm3101_v1.0, whole genome shotgun sequence genome contains these proteins:
- the LOC121261935 gene encoding uncharacterized protein LOC121261935 isoform X3, whose translation MAKVPMINTLLLMISRGSYSVAVENASHVQPVVTAMRNVAESGSAVATEQTKDQIFWMRHPESGNWIPETHFDEIDVVELREKLLPKKKKP comes from the exons atGGCTAAGGTTCCCATGATCAACACCCTTCTCCTTATGATCAG TCGGGGATCATATTCAGTTGCAGTGGAGAATGCAAGTCATGTACAGCCAGTAGTGACGGCGATGAGGAATGTAGCCGAGTCTGGCAGTGCTGTGGCCACGGAGCAGACGAAAGATCAGATCTTTTGGATGAGACATCCAGAAAGTGGCAACTGGATTCCAGAGACTCACTTTGATGAGATTGATGTTGTGGAGTTGAGGGAAAAGCTTCTTCCCAAAAAGAAGAAACCCTGA